From Actinomycetes bacterium, a single genomic window includes:
- a CDS encoding ABC transporter ATP-binding protein has protein sequence MASGPGGFARLRSLWRVRSYVRPYAAQMVTMAAAALLGVGAGIAIPLVTKSVIDGPIARGDRPRLLPLSLLALGLGAAEALLTFVRRWAQSSAALGVEAAMRSDLYRHLQRLPVSFHDRWQSGQLLSRAVADLSVIRRFIGFGVIFMVVNALTFVTVIVLLVRLYPPLGLLVLASALPIVWLSARFQRAYIGVSRRVQDQLGDLTTLVEESATGIRVIKAFGRRGLVGERFGRSARRLHDSALESVRLRARFWAVLDLVPSLTLAVVLCVGALAVAQGSLSLGGLIAFMSLQLLLVWPVEALGWLLANGQEAATAAERVYEVLDTRSDIVDRPGAAALARARGHLRFERVGFRYPGADRPVLHDVTLDVRPGETVALVGVTGSGKTTLASLVPRLYDASQGRITLDGVDLRDLRLSSLRAHVAAAFEEPILFSASVRENLLLGAPGASEDAVAEALAVARAEFVLDLPWGLDTRIGEQGLSLSGGQRQRLALARAVIARPRVLVLDDPLSALDVHTEALVEQALARVLHGTTGLVVVHRPSTLALADRVALLEGGTIASVGTHGELMASVPSYRAILSQEAGTPGPGRARVPGDTEARVPGDTGAWVPGDTGARVPGDTGARAS, from the coding sequence ATGGCGTCAGGACCGGGGGGCTTCGCACGGCTGCGCTCGCTGTGGCGGGTGCGCTCCTACGTGCGGCCCTACGCGGCCCAGATGGTCACCATGGCCGCGGCCGCACTGCTCGGGGTCGGAGCCGGGATCGCCATCCCGCTGGTGACCAAGTCGGTGATCGACGGGCCGATCGCCCGTGGTGACCGGCCCCGCCTGCTGCCCCTCAGCCTGCTCGCGCTTGGCCTGGGCGCCGCCGAGGCGCTGCTCACGTTCGTGCGCCGCTGGGCGCAGTCGTCGGCCGCGCTCGGCGTGGAGGCTGCGATGCGCAGTGACCTGTACCGGCACCTGCAGCGGCTCCCGGTCTCCTTCCACGACCGCTGGCAGTCCGGCCAGCTGCTGTCCCGCGCGGTCGCCGACCTCTCGGTCATCCGCCGGTTCATCGGCTTCGGCGTGATCTTCATGGTGGTCAACGCGCTCACCTTCGTCACCGTGATCGTCCTGCTGGTGCGCCTGTACCCGCCGCTGGGGCTGCTCGTGCTCGCCTCGGCCCTGCCCATCGTGTGGCTGTCCGCCCGCTTCCAGCGGGCCTACATCGGCGTCTCCCGCCGGGTCCAGGACCAGCTCGGCGACCTCACCACCCTGGTCGAGGAGTCGGCCACCGGCATCCGGGTCATCAAGGCGTTCGGCCGCCGCGGGCTGGTCGGCGAGCGGTTCGGCCGGAGCGCCCGGCGCCTCCACGACTCGGCCCTGGAGAGCGTCCGCCTGCGGGCCCGGTTCTGGGCGGTGCTCGACCTCGTCCCGAGCCTCACCCTGGCCGTGGTGCTGTGCGTCGGGGCGCTGGCCGTCGCCCAGGGCAGCCTCAGCCTGGGCGGGCTGATCGCCTTCATGTCGCTCCAGCTGCTGCTGGTCTGGCCGGTCGAGGCGCTCGGCTGGCTGCTGGCCAACGGCCAGGAGGCGGCCACCGCGGCCGAGCGCGTCTACGAGGTGCTGGACACCCGGTCCGACATCGTCGACCGGCCCGGCGCGGCCGCCCTGGCCCGGGCCCGCGGGCACCTGCGCTTCGAGCGGGTCGGGTTCCGCTACCCGGGCGCCGACCGCCCGGTGCTCCACGACGTCACCCTCGACGTGCGCCCGGGGGAGACCGTGGCGCTGGTCGGCGTGACCGGGTCGGGCAAGACCACGCTGGCCTCGCTGGTGCCCCGCCTGTACGACGCCAGCCAGGGCCGCATCACCCTCGACGGCGTCGACCTGCGCGACCTGCGGCTGTCCTCGCTCCGCGCCCACGTGGCGGCCGCATTCGAGGAGCCGATCCTGTTCTCGGCCAGCGTCCGGGAGAACCTGCTCCTCGGCGCGCCCGGCGCGAGCGAGGACGCGGTCGCCGAGGCGCTCGCCGTGGCCCGGGCCGAGTTCGTGCTCGACCTGCCCTGGGGGCTGGACACCCGCATCGGCGAGCAGGGCCTCAGCCTGTCCGGCGGGCAGCGGCAGCGGCTCGCGCTCGCCCGCGCGGTGATCGCCCGCCCCCGCGTCCTGGTCCTGGACGACCCGCTCTCCGCCCTCGACGTGCACACCGAGGCGCTCGTCGAGCAGGCCCTGGCCCGCGTCCTGCACGGCACGACCGGGCTGGTGGTGGTGCACCGGCCGTCCACGCTGGCCCTGGCCGACCGGGTCGCGCTGCTCGAGGGCGGCACCATCGCCTCGGTCGGCACCCACGGCGAGCTGATGGCGTCCGTGCCGTCCTACCGCGCCATCCTCTCCCAGGAGGCCGGGACGCCGGGCCCAGGCCGGGCGCGGGTGCCAGGCGACACCGAGGCGCGGGTGCCAGGGGACACCGGGGCGTGGGTGCCAGGGGACACCGGGGCCCGGGTGCCCGGCGACACCGGGGCGCGGGCCTCGTGA